Genomic window (Accipiter gentilis chromosome 7, bAccGen1.1, whole genome shotgun sequence):
GGTCCCGCTCAGCAAAGAGGGGCAGCAGCCCCGCCTGCACCCCCGCAGGCACCGCATCTACAGGCTGGTGGAGGACACCAAGCACCTGCCCAAGACGAATTTGGAGCTGATCCTCACCCAGTCGGTGGAGAGTATGTTGCTTTTCGTGGGTGTTTGCCTtcctgtggcagagctgggcacCGGTCGCAAGACTTAATTTGGTTTCTGTCCCATTTTGCCCTGGTCCACATAGGGAAGGGGCAGGATTCCCCCCATTAGGTCCTGTTTCCGATGATCCAATGGCAGCAGGATTTCATCCCTTGGGCTGTGGGATGATTGAGGGTTGCAGAACCCTGAAAGCAATAATTTTGTGGTATTTTGggcctgttttttttgttttttttttaaaaacttccttCAGATGGAACCTCAAAGCtgtggtgggggctgcagggctggcacaTCGCTGGTGCGCACCTCGCTAACATCACCTCTTGCCCCTCTCCTTGTAGATTTGGGGAACCGGGGAGACGTGGTCAGTGTGAAGAAATCGTTGGGTCGTAATAAGCTCCTGCCCCAGGGGCTGGCTGTCTACGCCTCACCAGAGAACAGGAAGATGtttgaggaggagaagaaggtgaGTTGGCACacaggggctgctcccagcccagctggggtAGTTTTTGTCCTGTCCCTGCTTTGAAATCAGGAGATTTCAAAAGAGGGAGCAGAGATTTTGGTTTAAAAGGGTCGGTTGTTCTTTGGGACTGTTCCTGTCTCCCTCCACCCatgtgtttctggttttgtggggTGAGATCTGCTGATCACCTTAGAAATATGGTCTCGCGATGAGCCCTTCTTGCTAATAAATTCCTTTGCAGAGTTTGCAATGACAGGAGAGCCCTCCGGGCCTCTACTAAGCTGCCTTTCCCCCAGCGGcgtgcaggcaggctgcctggcACGTGGCGTTGCCGCACCTTTTTTTCGTTTATTCTCCTCAATCCTCTTTTCCTCACAGTTGCGCCAAGAAGGGAAGCTGGAGGCACTCCAAACCCAGAGTGGGGAGAAGGTGAGCAGAGGGGCACCAGTGACTCTGACGTTATTCTGGAGAAATCCCTGAAAATGCCAAGCCTTTGCCGGAGCCTCTTGGCCAGGTGCTGGGAACCCTCTTCCCTCCAGCTGCGGCTCaaagaggcagctgcctgcatgcaTGTCTGCACGGCTGCCGATGTGTGTGTGAGCTTCTGGGTtgagggctggggcagccccataCCCCCGGCATCCCCTGCTCGCCTGCCTGAGCCCCTCGGGACCTTGCTGGcttcccacctggagtactgggaGCACTGCACTCCCCGACACCCTTCTTCCCGTCTTTGCAGACCATCAAGTTCCTCAAGAGCTGCCGCCTCGAGGTGGGCATGAAAAACAACGTCAAGTGGGAGCTGAACAACGAAATCGTGGCTCGCCACTTCTTCAAAAACGTGAGCAGTTGCCCGGAGCCGGCGCTGCGCCGGCCAGGAGCTCTTTGCTGGTGCTGGGAGCTCCCATGTGTGAGCGGAGCCACAGGAGTCAGTCATGGGGGCCCAAATCCCGGTGGGAGGCATGTCACCAAAGGGTTTGAGGACCCAGCAGTGTGTCTGTGACTGGTCTGGGGCTCAGCCAGGGGATGTGCCGAGAGCAGCTCAGCAGAGGGTTTAAGACCTCGAAGGGATTAAGAAGGGAAGATGATAAATCGGGGGATGAGGCCGCGGTCCTTCCCATGGCACATGCCAGGCCAATGCCTGCAGGAGCCCCTGGGGGCCTGGCGGCTCTGCTGTCAACATGCTGGGGCTCCTGTTTAGGGGCTGGGGAGCTTGGGGGGGGGCTCACCGcgagctgcccctgctccccagccttCACTCCTAGGGCCTCGTTTTATTTCTCAGCTGCGGGTTTTTGTGCCTCCCCATGCGCTGAAGCTGCCAGAGGAGCCCATCACCAGGTGGGGCGAGTACTGGTGCGACGTGACGGTGAGTGAGTGGCCCTTCAGTACCCACCTCTCCATCCCTTTCCCAGCTGGGCgagtgcccccccacccccgttacCCTTCTCGGCACCTCTCCAacccacacaccccctccccacctcctgtgGGGCTCCCACGCCAGCCATCCGCACCACATGTCCGTGCCAGAGAAACCCGGCGGTGCCTGTCCTCCAGCATGGGATGGGAGGAGCggaaatactttatttaaaaaaagaaaaaaaacagcaaaaggagaaaaaaaaccccaaaaccaaacgcATCCCTGCGACCTAGATAGACGAGACCATCTCGCCCATCGCCATTCATCTTTTGTCCTTCCCGGGCCCTCCGGGGAGTGGAGCTGGCTCTGAAACTGCCTGCTCTAAATCGGTGTCATCGCTGATGGGCGTCTCCCACTTCGTTCACTGTGCCGAATTCCTGGAGCTGGTGGGGAAGGGGCGAGGGCACACCCCGCTTCCCTCCCGCTTCCCTCCCGCTTCCCTCCCGCTTCCCTCCCGCTTCCCTCCCGCTTCCCTCCCACTTCCCCACTTTCCCCCATCTCTCTCCGAGCTCAGATCCCATGGGGATTTAGGGATGGAGCTACCGTGGGCGCAGAATGGGGTAGAGAGGCAAGAGTAGCTGCATGCTGGAGCACAGCAGCCGCTCCCCCCTCCCTGGGGGATGGGGGGCTGTCCCCCACTGTGACCCTCCCCTCCCATCTGGCAGGTGAACGGGCTGGAGACGGTGCGGGTGCCCATGTCTGTGGTGAAGTTCCTGCGGCCCAAGACCAAGCGCTACAAGCATTGGCTGGCGCAGCAGCAGGCCCAGCTGGCAGCACGGAGGGAGGCACTGCTCTGAGCCCGGGGTGGGGGGCCCTACCAGCCCCCCTGGACCCCAGTTTGCTACTGGTAGGCGCTGGGGGAACGGGGCGGGGGTTCCCTGAtttgttacacacacacacccccccccactccctcccttgGTGGCTGCTGGTACTGAATAAAGGGCTTGATGGGCtttggagtggggtgggggggtctgctcctggggtgggggtgggacacaatgggaggggtgggggcagcTCCCTGGGGACCCCCTGTGACCCCTCCCCATGTGCAGCCTCCCTCCCAGTGGCACCTTCTCCTGCCCCTCCCTGCCCCGAGAGCACCGGTGGGGAATGGTGacaccacagcagcacagggcgTGAGGTCTCACTGTCTGTTATTGGAGCGAGACCCTGCTGTTCCCCCCCCTCTCAGGGCACCGCTCGtggcctccccagctcctcctggatcTGGCCCGGCAGCTCTGGCTGGGTGAAGTATGCTGTGGGGGGGTAGGCAGAGGGGTGAGTGGGA
Coding sequences:
- the MRPL9 gene encoding 39S ribosomal protein L9, mitochondrial isoform X1, whose protein sequence is MLGRGAARGCGLLLRAASRALSLSHSRGTVVVERWWQVPLSKEGQQPRLHPRRHRIYRLVEDTKHLPKTNLELILTQSVENLGNRGDVVSVKKSLGRNKLLPQGLAVYASPENRKMFEEEKKLRQEGKLEALQTQSGEKTIKFLKSCRLEVGMKNNVKWELNNEIVARHFFKNLRVFVPPHALKLPEEPITRWGEYWCDVTVNGLETVRVPMSVVKFLRPKTKRYKHWLAQQQAQLAARREALL
- the MRPL9 gene encoding 39S ribosomal protein L9, mitochondrial isoform X2 yields the protein MLGRGAARGCGLLLRAASRALSLSHSRGTVVVERWWQVPLSKEGQQPRLHPRRHRIYRLVEDTKHLPKTNLELILTQSVENLGNRGDVVSVKKSLGRNKLLPQGLAVYASPENRKMFEEEKKLRQEGKLEALQTQSGEKLRVFVPPHALKLPEEPITRWGEYWCDVTVNGLETVRVPMSVVKFLRPKTKRYKHWLAQQQAQLAARREALL